In a single window of the Zea mays cultivar B73 chromosome 5, Zm-B73-REFERENCE-NAM-5.0, whole genome shotgun sequence genome:
- the LOC103628618 gene encoding LOW QUALITY PROTEIN: UDP-glycosyltransferase 73E1 (The sequence of the model RefSeq protein was modified relative to this genomic sequence to represent the inferred CDS: inserted 1 base in 1 codon), with product MMAAGHAGPMLDMARTLSRRGALVTFVTTPLNLPRLGRAPSDGALPIRFLPLRFPCAEAGLPEGCESLDALPGLGLLRNFNDACAMLRGPLVVLLRDREGDAPPASCVVSDACHPWTGGVARELGVPRFSFEGFCAFSSLCMRQMNLHRIFEGVDDDNTRPVRVPAFPIHVEISRARSPGNFTGPSMKEFGEEIMSESERANDLVVNSFAEMEPMFVDAYEAAMSKKVWTIXPLFLAPTVPLATTAEDANAVRCVSWLESNKLRTVVFVSFGSLVRSSLPQLVEIGHGLEATKRPFIWVVKPGNLAEFERWLSEDGFESRVGETGLVIRDWAPQKAILSHPATGAFVTHCGWNSVLECVTVGLPMVSCPHFAEQFMNEKLVVDVLRVGVPVGVKGAAQWCVEAEGVLATRQDVEGAVAAVMDCGEEGSARRARAAELGRKAREAVVHGGSSFRNVALLIQHVQQRTSTRNTWIEKKPSDRR from the exons ATGATGGCCGCGGGCCACGCCGGCCCGATGCTCGACATGGCTCGCACCCTCTCCAGGCGAGGCGCGCTCGTCACGTTCGTCACGACGCCCCTCAACCTGCCCCGCCTCGGCCGCGCCCCTAGCGACGGCGCGCTCCCCATCCGCTTCCTGCCGCTCCGCTTCCCCTGCGCCGAGGCAGGCCTCCCCGAGGGCTGCGAGAGCCTCGACGCgctcccaggcctcggcctcctcCGCAACTTCAACGACGCCTGCGCCATGCTCCGTGGGCCACTCGTCGTGCTCCTCAGGGACAGGGAGGGCGACGCCCCACCAGCGAGCTGCGTCGTCTCCGACGCCTGCCATCCGTGGACCGGCGGGGTGGCGAGGGAGCTCGGCGTGCCGCGCTTCTCGTTCGAAGGGTTCTGCGCCTTCTCCTCCTTGTGTATGCGCCAGATGAATCTCCACAGGATCTTCGAGGGCGTCGATGACGACAACACGCGCCCCGTGCGCGTCCCTGCTTTCCCCATCCATGTCGAGATATCGAGGGCGCGGTCGCCCGGAAACTTCACGGGTCCCAGCATGAAGGAGTTCGGCGAGGAGATCATGAGCGAGAGCGAGAGGGCCAACGACCTGGTGGTGAACAGCTTCGCGGAGATGGAGCCCATGTTTGTTGACGCCTACGAGGCGGCCATGAGCAAGAAGGTATGGACCA GGCCTCTGTTCCTGGCCCCCACCGTGCCGTTGGCGACGACAGCAGAAGACGCCAACGCCGTCCGGTGTGTGAGTTGGCTCGAGTCCAACAAGCTCCGGACCGTGGTGTTCGTGAGCTTCGGCAGCCTAGTGCGCTCGTCGCTGCCGCAACTCGTCGAAATCGGGCACGGCCTCGAGGCGACCAAGCGCCCGTTCATCTGGGTGGTCAAGCCCGGCAACCTCGCCGAGTTCGAGCGGTGGCTGTCCGAGGATGGCTTCGAGTCCCGCGTCGGGGAGACGGGCCTGGTGATCAGGGACTGGGCACCACAGAAGGCGATCCTGTCGCACCCGGCAACGGGAGCCTTTGTCACGCACTGCGGCTGGAACTCCGTGCTCGAGTGCGTCACGGTGGGCCTGCCGATGGTGTCGTGCCCGCACTTTGCCGAGCAGTTCATGAACGAGAAGCTCGTGGTGGATGTGCTGCGGGTCGGCGTGCCTGTCGGCGTCAAGGGTGCCGCGCAGTGGTGCGTGGAGGCGGAGGGTGTGCTAGCGACGAGGCAGGACGTGGAGGGGGCGGTGGCTGCGGTGATGGACTGCGGGGAGGAGGGCTCCGCGCGCCGGGCAAGGGCCGCCGAGCTCGGCAGGAAGGCTCGGGAAGCCGTGGTACACGGTGGCTCGTCGTTCCGCAACGTGGCGCTGCTCATACAACACGTCCAGCAGCGAACCAGCACTAGAAATACATGGATTGAAAAGAAGCCGAGCGACCGTAGATAA
- the LOC100501129 gene encoding uncharacterized protein LOC100501129 has translation MMHILLRNYPLYLCLLIIFMNEKVLHMKIYFFLLYFKVGYYIISSRKTLKPSSTLPFLHNPSSNSSTTSGANPNPFLFMSACTSIAASASRAIQCPLTNHSNVVALESIAPINIFLNISSATPTSPDWQYPLIIVLYAVISG, from the coding sequence atgatgcacattttATTAAGGAATTATCCACTTTATCTTTGCCTTCTAATAATTTTCATGAATGAAAAGGTACTACACATGAAGATTTATTTCTTTCTCTTATATttcaaagttgggtattacatcATCTCCTCTCGCAAAACACTGAAACCATCCTCAACCCTCCCATTTTTACATAATCCATCCAGCAATTCCTCAACAACCTCTGGCGCCAACCCAAACCCCTTCCTTTTCATGTCTGCATGCACAAGCATTGCTGCCTCAGCATCCCGTGCCATACAATGCCCTCTGACCAACCATTCGAACGTCGTGGCACTTGAATCAATCGCACCCATCAACATATTTTTAAACATATCCTCTGCCACCCCTACCTCCCCAGATTGGCAATACCCACTAATCATTGTGTTGTACGCAGTTATATCAGGTTAG